The sequence TTTTATCTTATATGTAATGCCAGAGATGGTATCACCCCGCTAATAATAGTATCCATTTTATAACctggctagtttggggcctaTAAACATTATTTGGGGCCTATGACTACATGGCAAAAAGGGTTATTAAGAGAtgaaactaccaatttaccctctatcaaatattaatactaccaatttatccttattaaatcctaataataaaactaaagtCAAAATCAAATCTATTTCCATCTCTAActccacttcaactgattcttattctcttcttctcccCTAAGACGAACCATCTTCGAGTGCCATAGAAGCAGATTAAATGACACAAATAAAGTACTTTTCTAGCAACCTAATCCCCTAAATTAGGTTTTAGCAACATGTAATCACtcaaaattcgattttttttaatCAAAGTGTTCTGGGTTTATTAGAATCGGTTTACGTCAATATACTTATGAACCGATTTCATTTAGAAACGGATTTGTTAATgaccacaaagaccgattgtacTGAATGTGTATTCTGGTTTGACAAAATTGAACCAGAATCGGTCTATGTTAATATCCACATAGCCAGATTCTGGTATGGAAGAGATAACCATTTtttctgtatatttttttttgttataatcggattacatgtatGTCCACATAATCCGATTGCACAACTTTTGATTTCTTAACTGCTATGACCACAATCGGATTATTTACAGGCCCACATAAATCGATTGTTATTGATGTTCCCCAAAATCGATAGATATGATacacctacataaaccgattctgggttgatgtgatgaacatcaacctcAATCGGTTTATGCTAATGCACACATCAACCGATTCATTAACCATGTTTTAATTTTTGTACGAATATTGAAATTTTTATCTTATATTATAGGGCATGAAATTATAAATTGAACGCAAaaggaatgaggtcattccgacatcggacaaagaagttatgagcaaaacagtcGAAGAAATGCCAGatatacaatcggtttatgtgggcattaacataaaccgattctggcaaaaaaaaaaatcacagaaaAACTCTTGAATTTTACAATCGATTTATGTTCTAAGCCTCATAAACCGATTCTTAGAATCTGTTTACGTTAGCATGAACATCCACCGATTCTGGTcgagttttttcaaaaaaaaaagttttttttttcatgttttgatgacgAATCAAGATTAATTAATTTCTAGTTTAAtttgattaaacatcaattaatcacccCAATTAACACTAGTTAATACAGGGGTAAATTAGTCGTTATgcaaaatagttggataaggggttaCATTCTTTACCttttaatgaccctttttgtccagTAGTCATAGGCTCCAAATAATGCTCCTAGGCCCCAAACTAGCCTCTTTTTTTTTGCTAACAAACACACCATGGAATTAACAAATGAGAGAATTACAAACAACATTCAAGTTCTTCTTCCCAAATAGAGAGTTCAAAAAAGAGGGAAAGGAGACCCAGATATCCTTCAAACTATCTTTTCTGGCTCGACGTGCAAGTCGATCAGCAAAAGGATTATTAAGACGCTTAACATACACAGACTTAAAGGAAGTAAACTTAGATAATAAACTACGACATTGTTCAAGAAGATCACCACTCCGCCAATCTATAATACGACTGACTCCATTTACAAACTGCACCAATTGGAGACAGTCACTAACGAAAACGACTTTGGAAAGGTTCAACTCTTCTGCCCAAGAGATTGCCAAAATcagagcagcagcttcagcacccACCGCATCTAGAACTAGACCAAAATCATCTCTCGAACTTCTTACATTTCCTGCATAATCACACCAGATTACACCAAGACCCATGTTAAAATATTTGAAAGATCCATCCACAAACATGAAATGATCCACTTCAGCAGATGGGGATTTAGAAACCATAAAAGAAACAGAAGCATGATTATTTTTCAGAGGATCAATATAGGAGTTAATCATTCTCTTAATGTCCAAAATAACTCGAGACAGGTCAATCGAGATTTGTCTAAAGAGAACATCGCATCTCAGTTTCCAAATGCACCAAAAAACAATTGCAGCAACTGAAGGCCAAGAAACATTATATGGAGATTCAGGCAAGTCAGGATTATGCCAATATAGAAACAAATCATCAATCCAATCAGAATCAGATAATATCAGACGTTGAATAGAAAGACCAAACCAAATATGAGCAGCTATAGGATAGTTAACAAACAGATGCATGACAGTTTCTTCATGGTTGCTACAGAGGGGACAATATGAGTTAACATCAGGATTATACAGATGAAGCAGAGAATTAACATGCAACATGTTATCAAAGATCTTCCACATAAAGAATTTGATTTTCGGTAAACAATTAATACCCCATACTTTTTTCCAGAAAACAGAGACCTCCGACGAAACATTatcattaacaaatattctatAAGCCGATTTTATAATGAACTGACCATTCCTTGTATGAGCCCACATTAAAGAA comes from Papaver somniferum cultivar HN1 chromosome 7, ASM357369v1, whole genome shotgun sequence and encodes:
- the LOC113294866 gene encoding uncharacterized protein LOC113294866, producing the protein MWAHTRNGQFIIKSAYRIFVNDNVSSEVSVFWKKVWGINCLPKIKFFMWKIFDNMLHVNSLLHLYNPDVNSYCPLCSNHEETVMHLFVNYPIAAHIWFGLSIQRLILSDSDWIDDLFLYWHNPDLPESPYNVSWPSVAAIVFWCIWKLRCDVLFRQISIDLSRVILDIKRMINSYIDPLKNNHASVSFMVSKSPSAEVDHFMFVDGSFKYFNMGLGVIWCDYAGNVRSSRDDFGLVLDAVGAEAAALILAISWAEELNLSKVVFVSDCLQLVQFVNGVSRIIDWRSGDLLEQCRSLLSKFTSFKSVYVKRLNNPFADRLARRARKDSLKDIWVSFPSFLNSLFGKKNLNVVCNSLIC